The following proteins are co-located in the bacterium genome:
- a CDS encoding methyltransferase domain-containing protein, which yields MADALETYTHGHHESVVSQHRKRTAAEAARFLLPHLRPGMRLLDVGCGPGSISVGLAAAVAPGPVLAIDLGADVVAQARERAATEGAANLRVEQADVLSLDRPGGFDVVYAHQVLQHVADPLAVLGAMRRLLASGGIVALRDSDYGICTWNPAADELTRWLEVYRAVARRNGGEPDAGRHLYGWVKQAGFTDPQVSGTTWTFPGYESPRLWAESWAERTLHSNLAAKAVAYGIADRAELQWIADGLRRWGQLPDAFFSIGHVEVLARRS from the coding sequence ATGGCGGACGCGCTCGAAACCTACACGCATGGTCATCACGAGTCGGTGGTCAGCCAGCATCGCAAACGCACGGCGGCGGAGGCAGCGCGCTTCCTCCTCCCGCACCTGCGTCCCGGGATGCGACTGCTCGACGTCGGCTGCGGGCCGGGATCGATCAGCGTCGGACTGGCGGCGGCGGTGGCGCCGGGGCCGGTGCTGGCCATCGATCTGGGGGCCGACGTCGTCGCCCAGGCCCGCGAGCGCGCCGCGACCGAGGGAGCGGCCAACCTGCGCGTCGAGCAGGCCGACGTGTTGAGCCTCGACCGGCCGGGCGGCTTCGATGTCGTCTATGCGCACCAGGTCCTGCAGCACGTGGCCGATCCGCTGGCGGTCCTGGGCGCCATGCGTCGCCTGCTCGCCTCCGGCGGCATCGTCGCCCTGCGCGACAGCGACTATGGCATCTGCACCTGGAACCCCGCGGCGGACGAGCTCACCCGTTGGCTCGAGGTCTATCGCGCCGTCGCCCGGCGCAACGGCGGCGAGCCGGATGCCGGTCGTCACCTGTACGGCTGGGTGAAGCAGGCCGGGTTCACCGATCCGCAGGTCAGCGGCACCACCTGGACCTTCCCGGGCTACGAGTCGCCCCGGCTCTGGGCCGAATCGTGGGCCGAGCGCACGCTGCACTCGAACCTGGCCGCCAAGGCAGTCGCGTACGGAATCGCCGACCGCGCCGAGTTGCAGTGGATCGCCGACGGTCTGCGCCGCTGGGGCCAGTTGCCCGACGCCTTCTTCTCGATCGGCCACGTCGAGGTGCTGGCGCGGCGGAGCTGA
- a CDS encoding glutathione S-transferase family protein has protein sequence MMKLYDYPDCPFAQKVRVVLAEKELEYETIFVDLRTGEHRQNAEFLKLNPYGKVPVLIDDEVVVYDSTIINEYLEDEYPHPHLMPEDSAARARVRTLEDYCDNSFLPSAGFVQAELSKPVEEQDAERLARYRNELQRGLKRLEAFLAGKEYLVGDFSLADVAFIPALLILPRLGVEVDPALRGVTAWINRLKQRPSVQILER, from the coding sequence ATGATGAAGCTGTATGACTACCCTGACTGCCCGTTCGCTCAGAAGGTCCGGGTGGTGCTGGCAGAGAAGGAGCTCGAGTACGAGACCATCTTCGTCGATCTGCGGACCGGCGAACACCGCCAGAACGCTGAGTTTTTGAAGCTGAACCCGTACGGCAAGGTGCCGGTTCTGATCGACGATGAAGTCGTCGTGTACGACTCCACCATCATCAACGAGTACCTCGAGGACGAGTATCCTCACCCGCATCTCATGCCGGAGGACTCCGCCGCCCGGGCGCGCGTGCGGACCCTCGAGGACTATTGCGACAACTCGTTCCTGCCGTCCGCTGGCTTCGTCCAGGCCGAGCTCAGCAAGCCGGTGGAGGAGCAGGACGCCGAGCGCCTGGCCCGCTATCGCAACGAGCTGCAGCGCGGGCTGAAGCGGCTCGAGGCCTTCCTCGCCGGCAAGGAATACCTGGTGGGCGATTTCTCGCTTGCCGACGTCGCCTTCATCCCGGCGCTGCTGATCCTGCCCCGGCTCGGGGTCGAGGTCGACCCGGCCCTGCGCGGCGTCACCGCTTGGATCAACCGCCTCAAGCAGCGTCCGAGCGTCCAGATCCTGGAGCGGTGA